One Nesterenkonia populi DNA window includes the following coding sequences:
- the rpsA gene encoding 30S ribosomal protein S1, giving the protein MTTTATAPGAPQVAINDIGTAEEFLAAVDATMKYFTDGDMVEGTIVKVDRDEVLLDIGYKTEGVIPSRELSIKHDVDPDEVVQVGDKVEALVLQKEDKEGRLILSKKRAQYERAWGDIEKVKEEDGVVTGTVIEVVKGGLILDIGLRGFLPASLVEMRRVRDLAPYIGQEIEAKIIELDKNRNNVVLSRRAWLEQTQSEVRSSFLNKLERGQVRNGVVSSIVNFGAFVDLGGVDGLVHVSELSWKHIDHPNEVVSVGDEVTVEVLEVDMDRERVSLSLKATQEDPWQTFARTHALGQIVPGKVTKLVPFGAFVRVEDGIEGLVHISELAVRHVDLAEQVVSVNDEVFVKVIDIDLERRRISLSLKQANEDVDPDAEEFDPALYGMDAEYDDEGNYKYPEGFDPETNEWMEGYDEQRAAWEAQYAAAAERWEQHKDQVRKAVEADAEAAAEASVSGGSSRSERRPAEPAQSNYSSAEEPVDAGTLASDEALAALREKLTGN; this is encoded by the coding sequence ATGACCACCACCGCAACCGCCCCCGGTGCCCCTCAGGTCGCTATCAACGACATCGGCACCGCCGAAGAGTTCCTGGCCGCCGTCGACGCCACGATGAAGTACTTCACCGACGGCGACATGGTCGAAGGAACCATTGTCAAGGTCGACCGCGACGAGGTCCTCCTGGACATCGGGTACAAGACCGAAGGCGTCATCCCCTCCCGCGAGCTGTCCATCAAGCATGATGTTGACCCGGATGAGGTCGTTCAGGTCGGTGACAAGGTCGAGGCCCTCGTTCTCCAGAAGGAGGACAAGGAAGGCCGTCTGATCCTGTCCAAGAAGCGCGCCCAGTACGAGCGCGCCTGGGGCGACATCGAGAAGGTCAAGGAGGAGGACGGCGTCGTCACCGGCACCGTCATCGAGGTCGTCAAGGGCGGCCTCATCCTTGACATCGGTCTCCGCGGATTCCTCCCCGCCTCTCTGGTGGAGATGCGCCGCGTCCGGGACCTGGCCCCCTACATCGGCCAGGAGATCGAAGCCAAGATCATCGAGCTGGACAAGAACCGCAACAACGTGGTCCTGTCCCGGCGGGCATGGCTGGAGCAGACCCAGTCCGAGGTCCGCTCCTCCTTCCTCAACAAGCTGGAGCGCGGACAGGTCCGCAACGGCGTGGTCTCCTCCATCGTCAACTTCGGCGCCTTCGTGGACCTGGGCGGCGTGGACGGCCTGGTGCACGTCTCCGAGCTGTCCTGGAAGCACATCGACCACCCGAACGAGGTCGTCTCCGTGGGCGATGAGGTCACCGTGGAGGTCCTCGAGGTGGACATGGACCGCGAGCGCGTCTCCCTGTCGCTGAAGGCCACCCAGGAAGACCCGTGGCAGACCTTCGCCCGTACCCACGCCCTGGGCCAGATCGTGCCCGGCAAGGTCACCAAGCTGGTTCCCTTCGGTGCGTTCGTCCGCGTCGAGGACGGCATCGAGGGCCTGGTGCACATCTCCGAGCTGGCTGTTCGCCACGTGGACCTGGCGGAGCAGGTCGTCTCCGTCAACGACGAGGTCTTCGTCAAGGTCATCGACATCGACCTGGAGCGCCGCCGCATCAGCCTGTCCCTGAAGCAGGCCAACGAGGACGTGGACCCGGACGCTGAGGAGTTCGACCCCGCCCTCTACGGCATGGACGCCGAGTACGACGACGAGGGGAACTACAAGTACCCCGAAGGCTTCGACCCGGAGACCAACGAGTGGATGGAGGGCTACGACGAGCAGCGCGCTGCTTGGGAGGCTCAGTACGCCGCGGCTGCCGAGCGCTGGGAGCAGCACAAGGACCAGGTCCGGAAGGCTGTGGAGGCCGACGCCGAGGCTGCGGCCGAAGCTTCCGTCTCCGGCGGCTCCTCCCGCTCCGAGCGTCGCCCTGCCGAGCCGGCACAGAGCAACTACTCCTCCGCTGAGGAGCCTGTCGACGCTGGCACCCTGGCTTCCGACGAGGCACTGGCCGCGCTGCGGGAGAAGCTCACCGGCAACTGA
- the polA gene encoding DNA polymerase I, producing the protein MAFRAFYALPPEGFLTSSGQYTNAVYGFTNMLLKLIREEQPTHVVLAFDLDAPTFRHESYDEYKDGRDKAPEEFAGQVSLIQQVAEALTIPAVTVEGYEADDIVAAYVTQAEAAGWQSLIVSGDRDALQLVTESTHLDYPTTGLSKTLRLDPEGVEAKYLVPPAQYPDLAALVGESADNLPGVPKVGPKTAAKWIAQYGSTRGIIDHAEEITGKAGENLRAALDDVERNLQLNLLVRDLEVPVALEEAILTPPDREAVEPLFDSLEFNQIRERLFETFAARFPDADLSAEPTHALPLIGIAADADQLSAFLSAHEAPLGLAVIIDKSHESLSTKAKRDDAARAAEAIAVVIVAPSEDPEEPAPGIAVSLTDADQDLETALAEWLAEPGSPKLVHDCKDAGKRLAWRGLHLRGAVEDTLISGYLIQPDRRSFSFPDLIAQHLNGSAEPQDYIGGEKFKDAENDGAQQSLFDEEPLPGVSEADLAAAAVHGMLLHPLSAALHSQLTERKAEQLLYELEIPLAEILLQMELTGIAVSQEKLAELDAEFERAIAESAEAAYAVVGHEVNLGSPKQLQTVLFEELELPTQGVKKNKTGYSTDVETLQDLLAKTQNEFLVHLMNHRDSSKLRQTVTGLTEAVGDDGRIHTTYAQTVAATGRLSSLHPNLQNIPIRTAAGRKIRDAFVVGRGYESLLTADYSQIEMRIMAHLSGDRELIEAFRAGEDLHSFVGARVFGVGTEEVTLEQRSKVKAMSYGLVYGLSSFGLSKQLGIGVDEARDLMNEYFERFGAVRDYLRDIVAQAKKDGYTSTIYGRRRYLPDLTSESRQLRQMAERAALNAPIQGSAADIIKRAMIDVDAALEQAQLGSRVLLQVHDELVLEVAPGEAEQVSQLVVEKMAGAAELDVPLDVNLGTGATWHEAAH; encoded by the coding sequence ATGGCATTCCGCGCGTTCTACGCCCTGCCGCCGGAAGGGTTCCTCACCAGCTCCGGGCAGTACACCAACGCCGTGTACGGGTTCACCAACATGCTGCTGAAGCTCATCCGGGAGGAGCAGCCCACCCACGTGGTGCTCGCATTCGACCTCGACGCCCCCACGTTCCGGCACGAGTCCTACGACGAGTACAAGGACGGCCGGGACAAGGCGCCCGAGGAGTTCGCCGGGCAGGTCAGCCTCATCCAGCAGGTCGCCGAAGCCCTGACGATCCCCGCGGTCACGGTGGAGGGATATGAGGCCGACGACATCGTCGCCGCCTACGTCACCCAGGCCGAGGCCGCCGGCTGGCAGAGCCTCATCGTCTCGGGCGACCGGGACGCCCTGCAGCTGGTCACTGAGAGCACCCACCTGGACTACCCGACCACCGGCCTCTCCAAGACCCTGCGCCTGGACCCGGAGGGCGTGGAGGCCAAATACCTGGTTCCCCCGGCCCAGTACCCGGACCTCGCGGCCCTGGTGGGCGAATCCGCGGACAACCTGCCCGGGGTCCCCAAGGTGGGCCCCAAGACCGCTGCCAAGTGGATCGCGCAGTACGGCTCCACCCGCGGCATCATCGATCACGCCGAGGAGATCACGGGCAAGGCGGGGGAGAACCTGCGGGCCGCCCTCGACGATGTGGAGCGGAACCTCCAGCTCAATCTCCTGGTCCGCGACCTGGAGGTGCCGGTCGCACTGGAGGAGGCCATCCTCACCCCGCCGGACCGGGAGGCAGTCGAGCCGCTCTTCGACTCTCTGGAGTTCAACCAGATCCGCGAACGCCTCTTCGAGACCTTCGCCGCCCGCTTCCCCGATGCCGACCTCAGCGCCGAGCCGACTCATGCCCTTCCGCTGATCGGCATCGCCGCCGATGCCGATCAGCTTTCTGCCTTCCTCAGCGCCCACGAGGCCCCGCTGGGCCTCGCCGTCATCATCGACAAGTCCCACGAGTCGCTCTCCACCAAGGCCAAGCGCGACGACGCCGCACGCGCCGCAGAAGCCATCGCCGTCGTCATCGTCGCCCCCAGCGAGGACCCGGAGGAGCCCGCGCCCGGCATCGCCGTCTCCCTCACCGACGCTGACCAGGACCTGGAGACCGCACTCGCCGAATGGTTGGCGGAACCGGGCTCGCCCAAGCTGGTCCACGACTGCAAGGACGCCGGCAAGCGCCTCGCCTGGCGGGGCCTGCACCTGCGCGGGGCGGTGGAGGACACCCTCATCTCCGGATACCTGATCCAGCCGGACCGCCGCAGCTTCAGCTTCCCCGACCTGATTGCCCAGCACCTCAACGGCTCCGCGGAGCCCCAGGACTACATCGGCGGTGAGAAGTTCAAGGACGCGGAGAACGACGGCGCCCAGCAGTCCCTCTTCGACGAGGAGCCGCTGCCCGGAGTCTCCGAGGCGGACCTCGCGGCGGCCGCGGTCCATGGGATGCTGCTGCACCCGCTCTCCGCGGCTCTGCACTCCCAGCTCACCGAGCGGAAGGCGGAGCAGCTGCTCTACGAGCTGGAGATCCCCTTGGCCGAGATCCTCCTGCAGATGGAGCTCACGGGCATCGCCGTGTCCCAGGAGAAGCTCGCCGAGCTTGACGCAGAGTTCGAGCGGGCCATCGCCGAGTCCGCGGAGGCCGCCTACGCGGTGGTCGGCCACGAGGTGAACCTCGGCTCGCCCAAGCAGCTGCAGACCGTGCTCTTCGAAGAATTGGAGCTGCCCACCCAGGGGGTCAAGAAGAACAAGACCGGCTACTCCACCGACGTGGAGACCCTCCAGGACCTGCTGGCCAAGACGCAGAACGAGTTCCTGGTGCACCTGATGAACCACAGGGACTCCTCGAAGCTGCGGCAAACCGTCACGGGGCTGACCGAGGCGGTCGGCGACGACGGCCGGATCCACACCACCTACGCCCAGACGGTCGCGGCCACCGGCAGGCTCTCCTCGCTGCACCCCAACCTGCAGAACATCCCGATCCGCACCGCTGCCGGCCGGAAGATCCGCGACGCCTTCGTGGTGGGCCGAGGCTACGAGTCGCTGCTCACCGCCGACTACTCCCAGATCGAGATGCGCATCATGGCCCACCTCTCCGGGGACCGGGAGCTGATCGAGGCGTTCCGGGCCGGTGAGGACCTGCACAGCTTCGTCGGCGCCCGGGTCTTCGGCGTCGGCACCGAGGAGGTCACCCTTGAGCAGCGCTCCAAGGTCAAGGCGATGAGCTACGGGCTGGTCTACGGGCTCTCCAGCTTCGGGCTCTCCAAGCAGCTCGGCATCGGCGTGGACGAGGCCCGGGACCTGATGAATGAGTACTTCGAGCGCTTCGGCGCCGTCCGCGACTACCTGCGCGACATCGTCGCCCAGGCGAAGAAGGACGGGTACACCTCCACCATCTACGGGCGCCGCCGCTACCTGCCGGATCTCACCAGCGAGAGCCGCCAGCTGCGCCAGATGGCAGAGCGCGCCGCCCTCAACGCCCCGATCCAGGGCTCAGCGGCGGACATCATCAAACGCGCCATGATCGACGTCGACGCTGCCCTCGAGCAGGCTCAGCTCGGAAGCCGAGTGCTGCTTCAGGTCCACGACGAGCTCGTCCTCGAGGTCGCCCCGGGAGAGGCGGAGCAGGTCAGCCAGCTCGTGGTCGAGAAGATGGCGGGCGCGGCTGAGCTGGACGTTCCCTTGGACGTCAACCTCGGCACCGGGGCCACCTGGCACGAAGCTGCCCACTGA
- a CDS encoding hotdog fold thioesterase, producing the protein MSEKIEYQPGFPMPAAPTPVPDDAERDARMAAMGFPPEYRQFFRIQGTPPLSAKAGMVFEEMSPEKIVSRMPVAGNEQTIGILHGGAHLLQAETLSSIAALLHVRINLKDEEKIVVGTELGATHHRQAREGWVYATCTPINLGRQMTSHEIVMTNEEGKRLSTARMTNLIIDQR; encoded by the coding sequence ATGAGCGAGAAGATCGAATACCAGCCCGGATTCCCCATGCCTGCCGCCCCCACCCCCGTGCCCGACGACGCCGAGCGTGATGCCCGCATGGCAGCTATGGGATTCCCACCCGAGTACCGGCAGTTCTTCAGGATCCAGGGAACTCCCCCGCTGTCCGCGAAGGCAGGGATGGTGTTCGAGGAGATGAGTCCGGAGAAGATCGTCTCCAGGATGCCCGTGGCCGGCAACGAGCAGACCATCGGCATCCTGCACGGCGGCGCCCACCTGCTGCAGGCCGAGACCCTCAGTTCGATCGCCGCGCTGCTGCACGTGCGGATCAACCTCAAGGACGAGGAGAAGATTGTGGTCGGCACTGAGCTCGGGGCCACCCACCACCGGCAGGCCCGCGAAGGCTGGGTCTATGCCACCTGCACCCCCATCAACCTCGGCCGTCAGATGACCAGCCACGAGATCGTGATGACCAATGAGGAGGGGAAGCGGCTCTCCACCGCCCGCATGACCAATCTGATCATCGATCAGAGATGA
- a CDS encoding glycosyltransferase family 4 protein, with the protein MPKPRVRFQIQPTVSHYREPLIRQLLRSGRLAMEVVGRFSNSEAGEAERIESASEDVLRRAAPVRTLSVGQWWWQVGDAAAVWRGGYDAYVLEGRFYTVSAWAAGAVGKLRGRRVFLWGHGWKRPEAGAKRLTRLMLYRLADGLLVYGDRAKELGVEYGVPAEKIQVVYNSLYSECALAEPEEPTGEDTDPPTLIYSSRLTARHRLDSLAEALAHWPENRPRPRVIVVGDGSERPRLERLFAEKQVKAEFLGAVYDYDRLRQLYAQADLALSVGGAGLNVIQALSFGVPVVAEAGSPDSSPEIEAVVEGETGRYYDGTASHLRTVLAETLSDRVRLRELGRRGVGLVRGRYTAERHAEAIEEGILRLISDR; encoded by the coding sequence GTGCCCAAACCGCGTGTTCGTTTTCAGATTCAGCCCACTGTTTCGCATTACCGGGAGCCGCTGATTCGTCAGCTGCTGCGCTCAGGCCGGCTCGCGATGGAGGTGGTGGGGCGGTTCTCGAACTCTGAGGCGGGTGAGGCTGAGCGGATCGAGTCAGCGTCCGAGGATGTCCTCCGCCGAGCGGCACCGGTCAGGACCCTGAGCGTGGGGCAGTGGTGGTGGCAGGTGGGCGATGCGGCTGCTGTGTGGCGGGGCGGCTATGACGCCTACGTGCTGGAGGGGCGTTTCTACACGGTGTCTGCCTGGGCGGCGGGTGCCGTGGGGAAGCTGCGCGGGCGCCGGGTCTTCCTGTGGGGGCACGGCTGGAAGCGGCCGGAGGCTGGTGCCAAGCGGCTGACCCGGCTGATGCTCTACCGGCTGGCGGACGGCCTGCTGGTGTACGGAGACCGGGCCAAGGAGCTGGGGGTTGAGTATGGGGTCCCGGCGGAGAAGATCCAGGTGGTCTACAACTCACTGTATTCGGAGTGCGCGCTGGCTGAGCCCGAGGAGCCCACGGGTGAGGACACCGACCCTCCGACGCTGATCTACTCGTCTCGGCTGACGGCCCGGCACCGGCTGGACTCGTTGGCGGAGGCCCTGGCCCACTGGCCGGAGAATCGTCCGCGGCCGCGCGTGATCGTGGTGGGGGACGGCTCGGAGCGGCCTCGGCTCGAGCGTCTCTTTGCGGAGAAGCAGGTGAAGGCTGAGTTCCTCGGGGCGGTGTACGACTACGACCGACTGCGGCAGCTCTACGCCCAGGCCGACCTTGCCCTCTCTGTGGGCGGGGCGGGGCTGAACGTCATCCAGGCGCTGAGCTTCGGGGTGCCGGTGGTCGCCGAGGCCGGCAGCCCGGACTCATCCCCGGAGATCGAAGCCGTGGTGGAGGGGGAGACCGGCCGCTACTACGACGGCACGGCCTCCCACCTCCGCACGGTCCTCGCCGAGACCCTCTCAGACCGTGTACGGCTGCGCGAGCTGGGTCGGCGAGGGGTCGGCCTCGTGCGCGGCCGCTACACCGCCGAACGTCACGCCGAGGCGATCGAGGAGGGGATCCTGAGGCTCATCTCTGATCGATGA
- a CDS encoding glycosyltransferase family 2 protein, whose protein sequence is MDHQLSVVIPVFNNGELLRTTSFPSLTASPHFGEMEILLVDDGSTYAATREAVAELAAAHPNVRAHFFDDGGSGAGGRPRSKAQDLASAPCITFLDPDDEAHGDGLWELCRTLAQHPEAQLAIGNQLRRYSDRTEQVDNLKHYTHQALHGRLWTAGADVLAAAKFRPSNLSSIAVRRDWLQETGIRQIPRAAGQDSLFFLQVFAAAERFAAHPGNTYTYHAEVPGSMVNTVTAEYFAKCLIRERAQKEWLERDGLLTVYLRTGFERAFAWYLGRFRRVPKDQRDQAAATLRQIAEVYVENPSKHRWRYPQTMAFFRRPGIPSAEGLRPWAAAARRRAAEGSERVRGAAGAGELRPGRILRGRGR, encoded by the coding sequence GTGGATCATCAGCTGAGCGTCGTCATCCCCGTGTTCAACAACGGCGAGCTCCTGCGGACCACGTCATTCCCCTCCCTCACCGCCTCCCCTCACTTCGGCGAGATGGAGATCCTCCTCGTCGACGATGGGTCAACCTACGCCGCCACCCGCGAGGCCGTGGCCGAACTCGCCGCAGCCCACCCCAACGTGCGCGCCCACTTCTTCGACGACGGCGGCTCGGGGGCCGGCGGCCGCCCCCGCAGCAAGGCCCAGGATCTCGCCTCAGCCCCCTGCATCACGTTTCTGGACCCCGACGACGAAGCTCACGGCGACGGGCTCTGGGAGCTCTGCCGCACCCTCGCCCAGCACCCCGAGGCGCAGCTGGCCATCGGCAATCAGCTGCGCCGCTACAGCGACCGGACCGAGCAGGTCGACAACCTCAAGCACTACACCCACCAGGCCCTCCACGGTCGCCTCTGGACCGCGGGAGCCGATGTGCTCGCCGCAGCGAAGTTCCGGCCCAGCAACCTCTCCTCCATCGCCGTCCGCCGCGACTGGCTGCAGGAGACCGGCATCCGGCAGATCCCCCGAGCCGCCGGACAGGACTCCCTGTTCTTCCTGCAGGTCTTCGCCGCAGCCGAGCGCTTCGCCGCCCATCCCGGGAACACCTACACGTACCACGCAGAAGTGCCCGGCTCGATGGTCAACACCGTCACCGCCGAGTACTTCGCCAAATGCCTCATCCGTGAGCGGGCGCAGAAGGAATGGCTGGAACGGGACGGGCTGCTGACGGTCTATCTGCGCACCGGGTTCGAACGGGCCTTCGCCTGGTACCTGGGCAGGTTCCGCCGCGTCCCCAAGGATCAGCGGGACCAGGCCGCCGCCACGCTCCGGCAGATCGCCGAGGTGTACGTGGAGAACCCGTCGAAGCACCGCTGGCGGTACCCCCAGACCATGGCGTTCTTCCGCCGTCCCGGCATCCCCTCAGCCGAAGGCCTCAGACCCTGGGCGGCAGCCGCCCGCCGTCGAGCCGCCGAAGGCTCCGAGAGGGTCAGGGGCGCCGCCGGCGCGGGGGAGCTTCGTCCCGGGCGTATTCTGCGCGGCCGCGGCCGATGA
- a CDS encoding glycosyltransferase family 2 protein — protein MTRSLTPETVWVLVCTYRRPELLAALLESLEAEGVQRLILVDNAPQPEAESLMAEHFSGGLYVHQPEPGLVKARNTSLEAVPSDAEAVVFLDDDEQVLPGWFDALLGCAEESGADAVAGPVLPVFEDGEPAWTASYGYVRRTDRPTGPGPKRLATNNTLVRAEWFAPAASAGRGFRFDETFNLTGGEDSDLFDRLREAGAVFWWCAEAAAAEYVPAGRATQEWLRARALRGGHVRALKQRRRAGSRASAQLVVRVRIGAEGLGRAMYGALRRAEARARRRPISYTDDYYLCEGLGMVASLIGRGRAEYARDEAPPRRRRP, from the coding sequence ATGACTCGGTCCCTCACCCCGGAGACCGTGTGGGTGCTGGTCTGCACCTACCGGCGCCCGGAGCTGCTGGCCGCGCTGCTGGAGTCTCTGGAGGCTGAAGGGGTGCAGCGCCTCATCCTGGTCGACAATGCTCCCCAGCCGGAGGCCGAGAGCCTGATGGCCGAGCATTTTTCCGGCGGCCTGTACGTGCACCAGCCCGAGCCGGGCCTGGTCAAGGCTCGCAACACCAGCCTGGAGGCGGTGCCCTCCGACGCTGAGGCGGTGGTCTTCCTCGACGACGACGAGCAGGTTCTGCCCGGCTGGTTCGACGCCCTGCTGGGCTGCGCTGAGGAGTCGGGAGCCGACGCCGTGGCCGGCCCCGTCCTCCCCGTGTTCGAGGACGGCGAGCCCGCGTGGACGGCCTCCTACGGCTATGTCCGCCGCACCGACCGACCCACGGGCCCGGGCCCCAAGCGGCTGGCCACAAACAACACGCTGGTCAGGGCGGAATGGTTCGCGCCGGCGGCCTCAGCCGGCCGAGGGTTCCGCTTCGACGAGACGTTCAACCTCACCGGCGGTGAGGACTCCGACCTCTTCGACCGGCTCCGTGAGGCGGGCGCTGTCTTCTGGTGGTGCGCAGAGGCGGCGGCGGCCGAGTATGTCCCGGCAGGCCGCGCCACCCAGGAGTGGCTGCGGGCCCGTGCGCTGCGCGGCGGCCACGTCCGGGCGCTGAAGCAGCGCCGCAGGGCCGGCTCCCGAGCGTCGGCCCAGCTGGTGGTCAGGGTCCGGATCGGAGCGGAGGGGCTGGGGCGGGCGATGTACGGCGCCCTGCGCCGAGCGGAGGCGAGGGCGCGTCGCCGCCCCATCAGCTACACGGACGACTACTACCTGTGCGAGGGACTCGGGATGGTGGCTTCGCTCATCGGCCGCGGCCGCGCAGAATACGCCCGGGACGAAGCTCCCCCGCGCCGGCGGCGCCCCTGA
- a CDS encoding LCP family protein, with translation MTEEPYRARRAAGGAPPPASPRTEAPKKEGARRRGWKIAGIIMASLAVLVIIAVVVAFSYLRSLQTTFDDNRETIEGLDLEDDSAYRTPEGTVNMLLMGTDSRGDDEQDYRDATGEGAERSDTMMFVHIPADRSGVYVMSIMRDLWVEVPGEGMGRVNTALGLGGYELAVDLVEEMLYTHIDHVAVVDFEGFSDLTEALGGVYIDNPHSFSAGQRNPAFYPEGTIRLEGSSALRYVRERQSFPTGDYIRVENQQRVVRAILERFLSAETLSNPQRIYSVVDGMTPYLSVDEGLNAETVAGYALDMRDVRSDDIHMFTMPAGEHATTSAGAEVILPDDEMMSLLRTSLAQENMGGFMDYIELVEQHENGEFGVPDEAEEDDLDEEEDEDPDDAGDSSASGR, from the coding sequence GTGACCGAAGAACCCTACCGGGCGCGCCGCGCCGCCGGCGGGGCACCCCCGCCGGCCTCGCCCCGGACCGAGGCCCCCAAGAAGGAGGGCGCACGCCGCCGCGGCTGGAAGATCGCCGGCATCATCATGGCCAGCCTGGCCGTGCTGGTGATCATCGCCGTCGTCGTCGCCTTCTCCTACCTGCGGAGCCTGCAGACCACCTTCGATGACAACCGCGAGACCATCGAGGGCCTCGATCTCGAGGACGACTCCGCCTACCGGACCCCCGAGGGCACCGTCAACATGCTGCTGATGGGAACCGACTCCCGCGGGGATGATGAGCAGGACTACAGGGACGCCACCGGCGAGGGGGCGGAGCGCTCCGACACCATGATGTTCGTGCACATCCCCGCCGACCGCTCCGGGGTCTACGTCATGTCGATCATGCGTGACCTCTGGGTCGAGGTTCCGGGCGAAGGCATGGGACGGGTCAACACCGCCTTGGGCCTCGGCGGCTACGAGCTCGCAGTCGACCTCGTCGAGGAGATGCTCTACACCCACATCGACCATGTCGCGGTCGTGGACTTCGAAGGCTTCTCCGACCTCACTGAAGCCCTGGGCGGGGTCTACATCGACAACCCCCACAGCTTCTCCGCCGGCCAGCGCAACCCCGCCTTCTACCCGGAGGGCACAATCCGCCTCGAGGGCAGCAGCGCCCTGCGCTACGTGCGTGAGCGGCAGTCCTTCCCGACGGGCGACTACATCCGCGTGGAGAACCAGCAGCGGGTGGTCCGGGCGATCCTGGAGCGTTTCCTCTCCGCGGAGACGCTCTCCAACCCGCAGCGCATCTACAGCGTGGTCGACGGCATGACCCCCTACCTGAGCGTGGATGAGGGGCTCAACGCTGAGACCGTGGCCGGCTACGCCCTGGACATGCGGGATGTGCGCAGCGACGACATCCACATGTTCACCATGCCTGCCGGCGAGCACGCCACCACCTCCGCCGGTGCGGAGGTCATCCTGCCGGACGACGAAATGATGAGCCTGCTGCGCACGTCCCTGGCCCAGGAGAACATGGGCGGGTTCATGGACTACATCGAGCTGGTCGAGCAGCACGAGAACGGCGAGTTCGGAGTTCCGGACGAGGCCGAGGAGGACGACCTCGACGAGGAGGAGGACGAGGACCCGGACGACGCTGGAGACTCGTCCGCGAGCGGGCGCTGA
- the rnc gene encoding ribonuclease III — MAPTEELLESLGVSIDPETLRLALTHRSFSYENDGIPTNERLEFLGDSVLGLAVTDHLYRSYPDLPEGDLAKLRAALVSTRALARIARRLGVGRHIRLGEGEQRTGGAEKDSILADTMEALIGASYLSTDVDAARRLVLRLVTPLLSDKEAMTAGKDWKTTAQELAAAQNLGEIRYLVQGEGPDHSRTFTATLTISGTEYGTGAGSSKKDAEREAARLTVEQISSPDGEADILTLVLGRS; from the coding sequence GTGGCACCAACTGAAGAGCTTCTGGAGAGTCTCGGGGTCAGCATCGACCCCGAGACTCTTCGTCTTGCCCTGACACACCGGTCCTTCTCCTATGAGAACGACGGCATCCCCACCAACGAGCGCCTCGAGTTCCTCGGGGACTCCGTCCTGGGGCTCGCAGTCACTGACCACCTGTACCGCAGCTACCCGGACCTTCCTGAGGGTGACCTGGCCAAGCTGCGCGCCGCCCTGGTCTCCACCCGGGCGCTGGCGCGCATCGCCCGCCGTCTCGGCGTCGGCCGCCACATCAGGCTCGGGGAGGGGGAGCAGCGCACCGGCGGCGCGGAGAAGGACTCCATCCTCGCCGACACCATGGAGGCTCTCATCGGAGCCTCCTACCTCTCCACCGACGTGGACGCCGCCCGCCGGCTGGTGCTGCGCCTGGTCACCCCGCTGCTCTCCGACAAGGAGGCGATGACGGCGGGCAAGGACTGGAAGACCACGGCCCAGGAGCTCGCCGCCGCCCAGAACCTCGGAGAGATCCGCTACCTCGTGCAGGGTGAGGGCCCCGACCACAGCCGCACCTTCACCGCCACGCTGACCATCAGCGGCACCGAGTACGGCACGGGCGCGGGAAGCTCCAAGAAGGACGCCGAACGCGAAGCCGCACGACTCACCGTGGAGCAGATCAGCTCACCGGACGGTGAGGCGGATATTCTCACCCTCGTACTGGGACGAAGCTGA
- the rpmF gene encoding 50S ribosomal protein L32: protein MAVPKRKKSRSNTRHRRSQWKAQVPTLVKTVENGRVVYSRPHQAKLVTDSADTPLFYEYKGRKVADA from the coding sequence GTGGCTGTTCCGAAGCGGAAGAAGTCCCGTTCCAACACCCGTCACCGCCGCTCCCAGTGGAAGGCCCAGGTGCCTACCCTGGTCAAGACCGTGGAGAACGGCCGTGTCGTCTACAGCCGTCCCCACCAGGCCAAGCTGGTGACCGACTCTGCAGACACCCCTCTGTTCTACGAGTACAAGGGCCGCAAAGTCGCCGACGCCTGA
- a CDS encoding YceD family protein, whose amino-acid sequence MIHPQQTSALHPAGLSVDVKELRDSPGSSETVQRTVGAPADFATPLVSIEEHSELELDLRFDSVHEGVLATGTASGQVGGQCGRCLDTISFPLTVDVTQLFAWPENAREQVDEEDEDETRAVGSDLTVDLEPVLRDLMVSALPFAPVCREDCPGLCSQCGFRMEDDPDHEHEQLDPRWAELAGLAAQLNETDDEDRSSH is encoded by the coding sequence GTGATACATCCGCAGCAGACCTCTGCGCTGCATCCGGCCGGGTTGAGTGTGGACGTCAAAGAGCTCAGAGACAGTCCGGGCAGCAGTGAGACTGTGCAGCGGACAGTCGGGGCACCAGCAGACTTCGCGACCCCGCTGGTCAGCATCGAGGAGCACAGTGAGCTCGAGCTTGACCTGCGGTTCGACTCGGTCCATGAGGGTGTGCTGGCCACCGGCACCGCCTCTGGGCAGGTCGGCGGACAGTGCGGCCGCTGCCTGGACACCATCAGCTTCCCGCTGACGGTGGACGTCACGCAGCTGTTCGCCTGGCCTGAGAATGCGCGGGAGCAGGTCGACGAGGAGGATGAGGACGAGACCCGAGCGGTCGGCTCAGACCTCACCGTGGACCTGGAGCCGGTCCTGCGGGACCTGATGGTCTCCGCGCTGCCGTTCGCCCCGGTGTGCCGGGAGGACTGCCCCGGTCTGTGCTCCCAGTGCGGGTTCCGCATGGAGGATGACCCGGACCATGAGCATGAGCAGCTCGACCCTCGCTGGGCTGAGCTGGCCGGACTTGCAGCACAACTGAATGAGACCGATGACGAGGACCGCTCGTCGCACTGA